A single genomic interval of Bacillus smithii harbors:
- a CDS encoding APC family permease, with translation MKKQLHLKRTLKLPQVIIFGLAYMAPMIVFGTYGILAETTHGSVPTAYVVALIAMLFTAYSYGKMVKAFPTSGSAYTYTRKSISSHLGFIIGWAILLDYLFLPMVIWLIGSVYLHSAFPSVPLWIWIIAFIVITSIINVISVKMTTNVNFFMMVFQLLVIAFFLILSIMNITSNTGGNSFDHNPFFNSHSSLSSILAGASIACYSFLGFDAVTTMSEETLQPEKTLPRAILLVTFIGGIIFVISSCFLYLVHPNYIDFQNLDSAAFEIAKQIGGTLLSSIFLAGMIIAQFASGIAAQASGARLLYAMGRDNVLPTKLFGYLNAKTKTPILNIVIIGAISLLAVNMDVTTSTSFINFGAFLTFIFVNVDVIFHYYIKQKNRSSKDTFFYFLIPLVGAVLDFGLFLNLDKNAKILGSIWTFIGIVYLAFLTKGFKIAPPEMDFQSVESPTELPLDQKSI, from the coding sequence ATGAAGAAACAGCTTCATCTGAAACGAACATTAAAGCTGCCGCAAGTGATTATTTTTGGCCTTGCTTATATGGCACCTATGATTGTTTTCGGAACCTATGGCATTTTAGCCGAGACCACCCACGGTTCTGTTCCAACCGCCTATGTCGTTGCGTTGATCGCCATGCTATTTACCGCCTACAGCTATGGAAAAATGGTAAAAGCCTTCCCCACCTCAGGTTCAGCCTATACTTATACTCGAAAGTCGATCAGTTCACATTTGGGGTTCATTATTGGCTGGGCTATATTATTAGATTATTTATTCCTTCCCATGGTCATCTGGCTGATCGGATCCGTATATCTTCATTCTGCCTTTCCGTCCGTTCCTCTATGGATATGGATTATCGCCTTTATTGTCATCACATCCATCATTAATGTCATTAGCGTTAAAATGACGACAAATGTCAATTTTTTCATGATGGTTTTTCAACTGCTAGTGATTGCTTTTTTTCTCATATTATCCATCATGAACATAACTTCGAATACTGGAGGCAACTCATTCGATCACAACCCATTTTTCAACAGTCACTCCTCTCTTTCATCTATACTTGCAGGAGCTTCCATCGCATGTTATTCATTTTTAGGATTTGACGCTGTCACAACCATGTCTGAAGAAACGCTGCAGCCGGAAAAAACGCTGCCGCGAGCTATTTTGCTTGTTACTTTCATCGGTGGAATCATCTTTGTCATTTCCTCTTGTTTTCTGTATCTTGTTCATCCAAACTACATTGATTTTCAAAATCTTGATTCAGCTGCATTTGAAATTGCTAAACAAATTGGCGGAACATTGTTAAGCTCCATTTTCCTTGCCGGTATGATCATTGCCCAATTTGCATCGGGAATCGCTGCCCAGGCAAGCGGTGCGCGCCTTTTATATGCAATGGGCAGAGACAACGTATTGCCGACAAAATTATTTGGCTATTTAAATGCAAAAACCAAAACACCCATTCTCAATATTGTGATAATTGGAGCCATTTCTTTGCTAGCGGTGAATATGGACGTTACGACATCCACATCCTTTATTAATTTCGGAGCGTTTTTGACATTTATATTTGTCAATGTGGATGTGATTTTTCACTACTATATAAAACAAAAAAATCGTTCAAGCAAGGATACTTTTTTCTATTTTCTCATTCCTTTAGTAGGAGCCGTTTTAGACTTTGGACTATTTTTGAATTTGGATAAAAATGCAAAAATTCTCGGTTCGATATGGACCTTCATCGGAATCGTTTATCTAGCCTTTTTAACAAAAGGCTTTAAAATAGCACCACCCGAAATGGATTTTCAAAGCGTTGAAAGTCCGACAGAATTGCCTCTTGATCAAAAATCTATTTAA
- a CDS encoding carbon-nitrogen hydrolase family protein, which produces MVRVTMAQFSPKQGDKKENIHKMIEMMKTAKKQQSQLILFPELCLTGYFVWESLSELAEPLSGNCIQIFQSACREHEIFAVISFPEKNKDSTFSITAILIDDKGTIRGIYRKSHLFANERNVFKGGTELPVFDTKLGKIALMICYDLEFPEVARILRLKGAELLLVPLANMKPYEKHQFIYLQSRAMENQIPIVLCNRTGTECDTTFFGESAAVDANGTVIVKLNDEEQLITIHVPLNKPFDEHLNYLADRRTDLYVELSDELTDKSENKTKQRR; this is translated from the coding sequence ATGGTTCGAGTGACCATGGCTCAATTTTCACCAAAACAAGGCGATAAAAAAGAGAATATTCATAAAATGATCGAAATGATGAAAACAGCAAAAAAGCAGCAATCACAGCTCATTCTGTTTCCGGAATTATGTTTAACTGGATATTTTGTTTGGGAATCTTTAAGTGAGTTGGCCGAGCCGCTTTCAGGCAATTGCATTCAAATTTTCCAAAGTGCTTGTAGAGAACATGAAATCTTTGCTGTTATCTCTTTTCCGGAAAAAAATAAGGACTCCACCTTCTCTATCACTGCCATTCTGATTGACGACAAAGGGACGATAAGAGGCATCTATCGAAAATCCCATCTCTTTGCTAACGAAAGAAATGTATTTAAAGGAGGAACAGAGCTGCCTGTCTTTGATACCAAGCTTGGAAAAATAGCATTAATGATTTGCTATGATCTGGAATTTCCAGAAGTCGCAAGAATACTCCGGCTTAAGGGAGCAGAGCTTCTACTCGTACCGCTGGCAAACATGAAGCCTTATGAAAAGCATCAATTCATTTATTTACAAAGCCGAGCTATGGAAAATCAAATTCCAATCGTATTGTGCAATCGTACCGGAACAGAATGTGATACTACTTTCTTTGGTGAAAGCGCTGCCGTCGACGCAAACGGCACTGTAATCGTCAAACTTAATGATGAAGAACAGCTAATCACCATTCATGTTCCGCTAAATAAACCATTTGATGAACATTTAAATTATTTGGCGGATCGGAGAACCGACTTATACGTCGAGCTATCCGATGAATTGACTGATAAATCAGAAAACAAAACCAAACAAAGGAGATGA
- a CDS encoding GntR family transcriptional regulator → MKTAPKMTEEKIYHVLRDAIVNADFPPGQQLKENVLAEAFGVSRTPIRTVFQRLKYDSLIELKPKRGAFVYCPTPAEAEQIFSVRKMLEPQATELAAHYATSAEIDRMHHFLEEERKLMKDHLFHQSLVATKNLHLSIIEASRNSYLIEFLKKIITLSHIILSFYDVSEHKEANAICEHDELLEAIKNHQPKAAKELAFKHIESIQNDIDFSKEFTDPVSITQIIHRYV, encoded by the coding sequence ATGAAGACTGCACCTAAAATGACTGAGGAGAAAATATATCATGTTCTCCGTGACGCCATTGTAAATGCAGATTTTCCTCCCGGGCAACAATTAAAAGAAAATGTATTAGCAGAAGCCTTCGGGGTCAGCCGTACACCTATTCGAACGGTTTTTCAGCGATTGAAATACGATTCATTAATCGAATTAAAGCCAAAAAGAGGTGCCTTTGTGTACTGCCCCACTCCAGCTGAAGCGGAGCAAATATTCAGCGTCCGGAAAATGTTGGAACCCCAAGCGACTGAACTGGCGGCCCACTATGCAACATCGGCAGAAATCGATCGTATGCATCATTTTTTAGAAGAAGAACGAAAATTAATGAAAGATCATTTGTTTCACCAGTCATTAGTGGCAACAAAGAATTTGCATTTGAGTATCATTGAAGCATCCAGAAATTCGTATTTAATCGAATTTCTTAAAAAAATTATTACTTTATCCCATATCATATTAAGCTTCTATGATGTATCTGAACATAAAGAAGCAAACGCCATCTGTGAGCATGATGAATTATTAGAGGCGATTAAAAATCACCAGCCTAAAGCAGCAAAAGAACTAGCTTTTAAACATATCGAATCGATTCAAAACGATATTGATTTTTCAAAAGAATTTACGGATCCTGTCTCGATTACACAAATCATTCATCGTTACGTATAA
- the dhaK gene encoding dihydroxyacetone kinase subunit DhaK, producing MKKILNDPKNVLDEMLNGFVYANEGLVKRLEETGVIYRTFKDEGKVGLVSGGGSGHEPSHAGFVGQGMLSAAVCGEVFTSPTPDQIVEAIKIADLGAGILLIVKNYTGDVMNFEMAQEMAEMENIQVEKLIVDDDIAVEDSTFTAGRRGIAGTVLVHKILGAAAASGLSLKEIKELGDQLVPNIKTIGVSISPATVPEVGKPGFQLAEDEMEYGVGIHGEPGYRREKIKTSKEIAKELVTQLKKAFNWKKGDHYAVLVNGLGATPLMEQYVFMNDVHALLKEEELVIDYKKVGSFMTSIDMAGVSLTLVKLADDTWTHYLKLPVKTPAWV from the coding sequence ATGAAAAAGATATTAAATGATCCTAAAAATGTTTTGGACGAAATGCTGAACGGTTTTGTTTATGCAAATGAAGGACTAGTAAAGAGGTTAGAAGAAACAGGTGTCATTTATCGAACTTTTAAAGACGAGGGCAAAGTGGGACTAGTCAGCGGAGGAGGGAGCGGTCATGAACCAAGCCATGCAGGTTTTGTCGGTCAAGGCATGCTGTCGGCTGCCGTCTGTGGCGAAGTCTTTACTTCTCCAACACCTGACCAAATAGTTGAAGCCATTAAGATAGCGGATCTAGGTGCGGGTATTTTATTGATTGTGAAAAACTACACTGGTGATGTGATGAATTTTGAGATGGCTCAAGAGATGGCTGAAATGGAAAATATACAAGTCGAAAAATTAATTGTTGATGATGACATCGCCGTTGAAGATAGCACTTTCACGGCCGGAAGAAGGGGAATAGCGGGAACTGTTCTGGTACATAAAATTTTAGGTGCTGCGGCAGCGTCTGGTTTATCCCTTAAAGAAATAAAAGAATTGGGGGATCAGTTAGTACCCAATATCAAAACAATAGGGGTATCTATTTCTCCGGCGACCGTTCCGGAAGTAGGCAAACCGGGATTTCAACTAGCAGAGGATGAAATGGAGTACGGTGTTGGAATTCATGGGGAACCGGGATACCGTCGTGAAAAAATAAAAACTTCAAAAGAAATCGCAAAAGAACTAGTCACCCAATTGAAAAAAGCATTCAATTGGAAAAAAGGGGATCATTATGCCGTATTAGTAAATGGACTAGGTGCTACGCCGTTAATGGAACAATATGTGTTCATGAATGATGTCCATGCTTTATTAAAGGAAGAAGAGTTGGTGATTGATTATAAAAAAGTTGGTTCCTTTATGACTTCTATTGATATGGCAGGGGTCTCTTTAACTCTTGTCAAACTGGCAGATGATACTTGGACCCACTATTTGAAACTTCCAGTTAAGACACCTGCATGGGTATAG
- the dhaL gene encoding dihydroxyacetone kinase subunit DhaL has product MLTTENTVKWLILFAGKVNEQKVYLSELDSAIGDGDHGTNMARGTKDMEEKLKEEEYATVQDVFKKASMSLLSKIGGASGPLYGSALMAMAKQAGKDEKDIAAILKAGLEGIQKRGKAVPGEKTMVDVWVPVIEALESGNLTKETIQEAVNQTKDMKATKGRASYLGERSIGHLDPGAVSSGYFFEAMLEGGILNE; this is encoded by the coding sequence ATGTTAACGACTGAAAATACTGTCAAATGGCTCATTTTATTTGCTGGCAAAGTGAATGAACAAAAGGTTTATTTAAGTGAATTAGACAGCGCTATAGGCGACGGCGATCATGGCACGAATATGGCGCGCGGAACAAAGGACATGGAAGAAAAATTAAAAGAGGAGGAATATGCGACGGTACAAGATGTTTTTAAAAAAGCTTCCATGTCGCTTCTGAGTAAAATCGGAGGCGCCTCCGGACCTCTTTATGGATCTGCCCTTATGGCGATGGCCAAACAAGCCGGCAAGGATGAAAAAGATATAGCGGCGATTCTAAAAGCAGGGCTTGAAGGGATTCAAAAGAGGGGAAAGGCAGTACCGGGCGAAAAAACCATGGTGGATGTTTGGGTCCCTGTGATCGAAGCGCTGGAATCCGGAAATTTAACAAAAGAAACGATACAGGAAGCTGTGAATCAAACAAAAGATATGAAAGCAACGAAGGGACGCGCCTCTTATCTTGGAGAACGTTCCATCGGGCATCTGGATCCCGGCGCCGTTTCAAGCGGATACTTTTTTGAAGCGATGTTAGAGGGAGGCATTCTGAATGAATAA
- the dhaM gene encoding dihydroxyacetone kinase phosphoryl donor subunit DhaM translates to MNKKEYGIVIVSHVEELAEGAARLLKEAARDVSITCAGGTDEGGVGTSFEKISSAISENSADKLLAFYDLGSAKMNLEMAMEITEKQVHLMDTALVESAYTAAALIQADAPFEEIIDQLKPLKIK, encoded by the coding sequence ATGAATAAAAAAGAATATGGGATTGTCATTGTCTCCCACGTCGAAGAACTGGCGGAAGGTGCGGCGCGATTATTAAAAGAGGCAGCCCGAGACGTTTCGATCACTTGTGCAGGAGGAACAGATGAAGGGGGTGTAGGGACAAGTTTTGAGAAGATCAGCTCCGCGATCTCCGAGAATAGTGCTGATAAACTGTTGGCCTTTTATGATCTAGGCAGTGCGAAAATGAACTTAGAAATGGCGATGGAAATAACCGAAAAGCAAGTTCATCTTATGGATACCGCGTTAGTTGAGAGCGCTTATACAGCAGCCGCATTGATACAAGCTGATGCACCCTTCGAAGAAATTATAGATCAACTCAAACCATTGAAAATAAAATAA
- a CDS encoding amino acid permease has protein sequence MEEKNQGLRKGLLPRHVQFIALAGMIGTGIFKGSSDTVNMAGPSVVLAYLIGGLLLFIVMVALGEMAIVYPKLNVQHLINKAFGNRISFIVGWLYWINWIIVTVVELLAAGSFLQYWFPSMPLWLLSFICAAFIVGINLFQVKYYGELEYWIAGIKIVTLMAFILLGSLILLGIFPGTTSSLSNYTAHGGFFPHGLGGTFSAFLVVMFSYGGAELIGVSVTETKDSQRVLPKIIKGTVWRVIIFYVLPILIICGIVPWDQVSSKESPFVQVFGFSGLPGAAHVMNFVLLTAVLSAANSGIYATSRTLFTMSQTGEAPKAFLKTSKQGVPLNGILLTTICILVGVFLAYMTPDQVISYLMTIPGFTVLLIWIGICLAQLKLRPQYSEKPVFQVKGFPYTTIIAAICLSFIFLAFIFNKQNIIGTIVCLVIVAVLILLSFTVKSKR, from the coding sequence ATGGAAGAAAAAAATCAAGGTTTACGTAAGGGACTGTTGCCAAGACATGTCCAATTTATTGCTTTGGCAGGCATGATTGGAACAGGGATATTTAAAGGAAGCTCGGACACTGTCAATATGGCCGGTCCCAGTGTTGTGCTTGCCTATTTAATTGGAGGACTATTGCTTTTTATTGTCATGGTCGCATTAGGAGAAATGGCGATTGTTTATCCTAAACTCAATGTGCAGCATCTGATCAATAAAGCTTTTGGCAATCGGATATCCTTTATCGTCGGATGGCTCTATTGGATTAATTGGATTATTGTAACTGTCGTTGAATTGCTGGCAGCCGGAAGTTTTTTGCAATACTGGTTTCCTTCTATGCCATTATGGTTGTTAAGTTTCATCTGTGCTGCCTTTATCGTGGGAATCAATTTATTTCAAGTAAAATACTACGGCGAACTTGAATATTGGATTGCCGGCATTAAAATTGTTACGTTAATGGCTTTTATTCTTTTAGGTTCTTTAATCTTGCTAGGGATTTTTCCCGGTACCACGTCCTCCTTATCAAATTACACAGCCCATGGCGGTTTCTTCCCCCATGGTTTAGGTGGAACGTTCAGTGCCTTTTTAGTGGTGATGTTTTCATACGGCGGAGCTGAGTTAATTGGAGTCAGTGTCACGGAGACAAAAGACAGCCAGCGTGTTTTGCCGAAAATTATTAAAGGAACCGTTTGGAGAGTCATTATTTTTTACGTCCTGCCCATTCTCATCATTTGCGGAATCGTTCCTTGGGATCAAGTATCCTCTAAAGAAAGTCCTTTCGTGCAAGTTTTCGGCTTCTCAGGACTTCCAGGCGCTGCTCATGTAATGAATTTTGTGCTTTTAACGGCTGTTCTGTCAGCTGCTAATTCAGGAATATACGCTACATCCAGAACATTGTTTACGATGTCTCAAACAGGTGAAGCTCCTAAGGCCTTTTTGAAAACGTCCAAACAAGGCGTTCCGTTAAACGGAATATTATTAACAACCATTTGTATATTAGTGGGTGTATTTCTAGCTTATATGACCCCTGATCAAGTCATCAGCTATCTTATGACCATTCCAGGATTTACCGTTTTATTAATTTGGATCGGGATATGTTTAGCCCAATTAAAGCTCCGGCCTCAATACTCGGAAAAACCTGTTTTTCAGGTAAAAGGGTTTCCTTATACGACGATTATCGCTGCCATTTGTTTATCTTTCATCTTTTTAGCTTTTATTTTTAATAAACAAAATATCATTGGAACGATTGTCTGTCTGGTCATTGTCGCTGTACTTATTCTTCTTTCTTTTACTGTCAAATCAAAAAGATAA
- a CDS encoding FUSC family protein gives MNHKPLNFLKYFLQWDPSIPVPKLQIFSSALGMALPIIVGALIGHVETGFIVALGSLFMNPPNVDHSLKEEVLNYVQIIVAGFIVISLGVFIGNHHSLSASIFLVFVNGLVSLVGGLNRTFAVNSMRFTILSMIGAGISPPTQISPLLIGLFFSLGSIWAVFLFLCFSVSYRFFIKKKPFSKSLSNNPSNVDFFTQCKYWLIRLKTSRAWLYTIRVVLCLSVAQVIQLYLKNPHAYWISLTVVLVLQRKTSIGPSRIYQRALGTFFGVLIGGAILIFPLSFLWIVVIVAFIGGIRSYLKTQNYVFYSMAMVPLLFILLGKGKHISFDLMIDRLVYTFVGCIIALVFGYFLWTAPEKQKYI, from the coding sequence ATGAATCATAAACCGCTGAATTTTTTGAAATACTTTTTGCAATGGGATCCTTCTATTCCTGTCCCGAAATTGCAAATTTTTTCAAGTGCTTTAGGAATGGCTTTGCCGATTATTGTCGGTGCGTTAATCGGCCATGTAGAAACGGGATTCATCGTTGCTCTAGGCAGTCTTTTTATGAACCCTCCAAATGTGGATCATTCGTTAAAGGAAGAAGTTTTAAACTATGTGCAGATCATCGTCGCAGGATTTATTGTCATTAGTTTAGGAGTATTTATTGGAAATCATCATTCGCTATCAGCTAGTATCTTTTTGGTGTTTGTGAACGGATTAGTTTCTCTAGTAGGCGGCCTGAATCGTACGTTCGCTGTGAACAGCATGCGTTTTACTATTTTATCTATGATCGGTGCAGGTATATCCCCGCCCACACAGATCAGCCCATTGCTGATAGGTTTGTTTTTTTCTTTAGGTTCAATATGGGCTGTATTTCTATTTCTCTGTTTTTCTGTTTCTTATCGGTTTTTTATAAAAAAGAAACCGTTTAGCAAATCATTATCCAACAATCCCTCCAATGTTGATTTTTTTACGCAATGTAAATACTGGCTAATCAGATTGAAAACATCTCGGGCTTGGCTCTATACGATCCGTGTCGTTTTGTGTTTGAGCGTAGCACAAGTGATTCAATTATATTTAAAGAATCCACATGCCTATTGGATCAGTCTGACTGTTGTTTTGGTGCTCCAAAGAAAAACGTCTATCGGTCCTTCTAGAATTTATCAACGCGCTCTTGGAACTTTTTTCGGCGTTCTGATTGGTGGCGCCATTTTAATATTTCCGTTGTCCTTTTTGTGGATCGTTGTCATAGTGGCGTTCATCGGTGGAATTCGCAGTTATTTAAAGACTCAAAATTATGTATTTTATTCAATGGCGATGGTACCTTTGCTTTTTATTTTGCTTGGCAAAGGAAAGCACATTTCTTTTGATTTAATGATCGATCGTCTGGTGTACACTTTTGTCGGCTGTATTATTGCTCTTGTTTTCGGCTACTTCCTTTGGACCGCTCCGGAAAAACAAAAATACATTTAA
- a CDS encoding DsbA family oxidoreductase, which translates to MKIEVWSDYVCPFCYIGKHRLEMALSQFPHKDQVEIEFKSFELDPNAPKNSGKSIHEAIAEKYGMSIEQAKQTNQGIGQQAASVGLSFDFDRMKPTNTFDAHRLVKFAKTQGKEADISEKLFRAYFTEGKHIGDHETLADIAETAGLDRKQALDVLHDQNAYANDVRIDEAIAQQYGIRGVPFFLINQKYAISGAQPLETFVGALQKVWQEESASPAFEDLSTEDNVSCADGSCAIPETK; encoded by the coding sequence ATGAAAATTGAAGTATGGTCTGACTACGTTTGTCCATTTTGCTATATAGGTAAACATCGATTAGAAATGGCCTTATCGCAATTCCCGCATAAAGATCAAGTAGAAATTGAATTCAAAAGCTTTGAGTTGGATCCAAATGCCCCAAAAAACAGTGGAAAAAGCATACATGAAGCCATAGCAGAAAAATATGGCATGAGTATCGAACAAGCGAAACAAACCAATCAAGGTATAGGCCAACAAGCCGCCAGCGTTGGACTTTCTTTCGATTTTGATCGAATGAAGCCGACGAATACTTTCGACGCTCATCGTTTAGTAAAATTTGCAAAAACTCAAGGGAAAGAAGCGGACATTTCCGAAAAACTCTTTCGGGCTTACTTCACGGAAGGCAAGCATATTGGGGATCACGAAACATTAGCCGATATCGCCGAAACAGCCGGGCTAGATCGCAAGCAAGCTTTAGACGTTCTTCACGATCAAAATGCTTATGCCAATGATGTCCGCATTGACGAAGCCATAGCGCAGCAATATGGCATTAGAGGTGTTCCATTCTTTCTCATCAACCAAAAATATGCCATTTCTGGTGCTCAACCATTGGAAACCTTTGTTGGTGCTCTGCAAAAAGTATGGCAAGAAGAATCCGCTTCCCCTGCCTTTGAAGACCTTTCAACGGAAGATAATGTAAGCTGTGCTGATGGAAGCTGCGCCATTCCTGAAACAAAATAG
- a CDS encoding TIR domain-containing protein — protein sequence MAQNKPRVFIGYARESIDYVNAVHEALSYVAEVTPWSAGAFNPLNYTMEDLEAQLDQNDFAVFIFSPDDIVNIRGTTAVMTRDNTLFEMGLFWGRLRRGRVFYLIPNTVPKVLNETEIEGYRLPTDLIGISPLKYEVREKQNFAAAVNVACSHIKRKIQEQGPYEDPAILLEEAKLRQKERDAVALFTLKLTKELIHSDETKIYDYLSDALRSVYAIHPLFSIDGVGVWKKEGNDGLRHVAGKVGRVDFYPFTINDGKKEEDEDRILVIDSFLKGEELVLLTKDHLFKTYLICYPIGNELVITVTISGSTFLTDDEIGSQFLANYELMKTIHYLFGGASE from the coding sequence ATGGCACAAAATAAACCTAGAGTTTTTATTGGATATGCAAGAGAGTCAATTGATTATGTAAATGCTGTACATGAAGCACTTAGTTATGTTGCAGAAGTTACTCCTTGGTCTGCTGGAGCTTTCAATCCTTTAAATTACACAATGGAAGATCTCGAAGCGCAATTAGATCAAAATGACTTTGCTGTTTTCATATTCTCCCCAGACGATATCGTAAATATACGGGGTACAACGGCTGTCATGACACGAGATAATACATTGTTTGAAATGGGTCTTTTTTGGGGAAGGTTAAGAAGAGGACGGGTTTTTTACTTGATTCCGAATACAGTACCTAAAGTTTTAAACGAAACAGAAATCGAAGGTTATCGCCTGCCTACAGATTTAATTGGAATTTCTCCTTTGAAATATGAAGTGCGAGAAAAACAAAATTTTGCTGCTGCAGTAAATGTAGCTTGCAGTCATATAAAACGAAAAATTCAAGAACAGGGACCTTATGAAGACCCGGCTATACTTTTAGAAGAAGCAAAATTAAGACAAAAAGAGCGGGACGCAGTGGCTCTTTTTACCCTTAAATTAACCAAAGAACTTATTCATTCTGATGAGACCAAAATCTACGATTACTTGTCTGATGCACTTCGAAGTGTATATGCTATTCATCCACTATTCAGTATAGACGGAGTAGGCGTGTGGAAAAAAGAAGGTAATGATGGATTAAGACATGTTGCAGGAAAAGTAGGACGAGTCGATTTTTATCCTTTTACAATAAACGATGGGAAAAAAGAAGAGGACGAAGATAGGATTCTGGTTATCGATAGCTTTTTAAAAGGGGAAGAATTGGTCCTCTTAACAAAAGATCACTTGTTTAAAACTTATTTAATATGCTATCCTATAGGTAATGAATTGGTTATAACTGTAACTATTTCCGGGTCAACCTTTTTAACTGATGATGAAATAGGATCCCAATTTCTTGCAAACTATGAATTGATGAAAACAATCCATTATCTTTTTGGAGGTGCTTCTGAATGA
- a CDS encoding response regulator: MFKILIVEDDIQLVRLLERHLHKFNFDTKSIENFETIKAQFEQYDPHLVLLDVNLPKFDGYYWCRQIRTISTCPILFISARDSKMDQVMALENGADDYITKPFDYEIVTAKINSQLRRAYGPYAHSNKERLVNVSGLKLDLERLLLSLEDQTIDLSLTEAKILDELMKKAEKVVSRDRLLEKIWDDQAFVDDNTLNVYVTRVRKKLALL; the protein is encoded by the coding sequence ATGTTTAAAATCTTGATTGTAGAAGATGACATCCAACTGGTTCGTCTACTTGAAAGGCATTTACATAAATTCAACTTTGATACAAAATCAATAGAAAATTTTGAAACTATCAAAGCTCAATTTGAACAGTATGATCCACATCTTGTTCTTTTAGATGTGAACCTGCCTAAATTTGACGGGTATTATTGGTGCCGTCAAATTCGCACCATTTCCACTTGTCCCATCTTATTTATTTCTGCACGCGACAGTAAAATGGACCAAGTCATGGCACTGGAAAATGGAGCAGACGATTATATTACAAAGCCCTTCGATTATGAAATTGTGACAGCTAAAATCAATAGCCAATTAAGACGCGCCTATGGGCCGTATGCCCATTCTAACAAGGAACGATTGGTCAATGTGTCAGGTTTAAAGCTGGATCTGGAACGTTTGTTGCTTTCTTTAGAGGATCAAACTATTGATCTAAGTCTCACGGAAGCCAAAATATTGGATGAATTGATGAAAAAAGCAGAGAAAGTCGTGAGCCGTGATCGACTATTAGAAAAAATTTGGGATGATCAAGCGTTTGTGGACGACAACACTTTAAATGTGTATGTCACACGGGTCCGGAAAAAATTAGCTTTATTATAG
- a CDS encoding sensor histidine kinase: MKLFIRDQLPLFFLYFVQLFVVTSIYWLDDYHHLTISLYAIFLSICLLIAYLCYRYWTNRSFYQRLEKPLTSIEDFTSEWQRSPLSESLHQLLICQFDHYKRDLHNYKYKLEDHVQFIHQWVHQMKTPISVIHLIIQDEDDVRFRAIGDELDRLKKGLEMVLYTARLDLFEHDFYVETIQLEKMVRSVTSSQKRLFIRKHVFPSIEIPENLTIITDEKWLSFVLTQLITNAVKYTIHENRKVYFRGLKQGRHIILEIQDEGVGIPESDLPRVFEPYFTGENGRHFQESTGMGLHLAKQICEKLGHRIEIESKVGQGTTVRILF; the protein is encoded by the coding sequence ATGAAGCTTTTTATACGAGATCAACTGCCGCTCTTTTTTCTTTACTTCGTTCAATTGTTCGTGGTGACGTCCATTTACTGGCTTGATGATTATCATCATTTGACGATTAGTTTATATGCGATCTTTCTCAGTATTTGTCTTTTGATCGCCTATCTTTGCTACAGATATTGGACGAATCGTTCTTTTTATCAACGATTAGAAAAGCCGTTGACTTCAATAGAAGATTTTACGAGCGAATGGCAGCGATCCCCTCTATCTGAAAGTTTACATCAACTTCTCATATGCCAATTCGATCATTATAAAAGAGATTTACATAACTATAAATATAAGCTGGAAGATCATGTACAATTTATTCATCAATGGGTACATCAAATGAAGACTCCCATATCCGTTATTCATTTAATTATTCAAGATGAGGATGATGTTCGTTTTCGGGCCATTGGTGATGAGCTTGATCGTTTAAAAAAAGGATTAGAAATGGTTTTATATACGGCTCGTTTAGATTTATTTGAACACGATTTTTATGTAGAAACGATTCAATTGGAAAAAATGGTCCGTTCAGTTACATCCAGTCAAAAACGTCTTTTTATTCGAAAACACGTTTTTCCTTCGATAGAAATCCCTGAAAACTTGACTATAATCACTGATGAAAAATGGCTGTCTTTTGTTTTGACACAACTGATCACAAATGCTGTAAAATATACGATTCATGAAAATCGAAAAGTATATTTTCGCGGATTGAAACAGGGCCGTCATATCATTTTGGAAATACAAGATGAAGGGGTGGGAATACCCGAAAGCGATTTGCCCCGTGTTTTCGAACCATATTTCACTGGCGAAAATGGTCGTCATTTCCAAGAATCCACGGGAATGGGTCTCCATTTAGCGAAACAAATTTGTGAAAAATTGGGCCACCGTATTGAAATAGAATCGAAAGTGGGTCAAGGAACGACGGTTCGAATTCTCTTCTAG